The DNA segment CAAAGCAGGTGGTTTAACTTTTATTCCTGAAGTTCGTTTTGATAATGATAAAGATTATACGCAGTCTTTCTTTAAAAGCGATGGTATTACACCTACAAAGTCGGCTTCACAATTCTCGCTGGCTGCGGTTTACGCATTCTAGTCTCAATTACGTTTATCTTAGGCCACCGGTATTCATCCGGTGGCTTTTTTATATCTTTATGTTATGAAAGTTCTTATGCTGACAATTTTATTTTTTTTTACCGCTTTAGTTTTCGGACAGGAAAAGCCATTGGCTAATGACGACAGGGGGAAGCTGATCTATTACGAAGTGGTGGAGTCAAAGGGACAGTCGGGCGACATTTTGAACAGCAGGGCAGCTGCTTTTTTTAAAAAGTCGGCCAAATCATTGAAAGTGAGATCTGCCACTACAGATTCATTGATCCGGGCTTCCGGAAAAATGATCATCAATAAAACAGCATTGGTTTTAAGCCGTCCTTCCGGTGAGGTACTTTACAATTTTTATGCAGAAACAAAAGATGGTAAATATCGGTTTTGGTTAACGGATTTTAATTTTATCCCTTATCAAAGGGATCGTTATGGAAATTTCGTGCCCTCAACCACAGTAGAAACCCCACTTGAAAATAAACCGGGTAAGTTAAATGCAGCCGAGTGGAATGCCTATATAAAAGCCACAACTAAAGAGGTGAATGCGATAGCGTTACGTTTTAAGGAGGATATGGCAAATAAGGCCGTTGTTCTGCCTGCAGTTAAGGCTGCACCAGTTAACCCTAATAAAAAATGGTAATCAGTGTACCATTTTATCAGCACAGGTTGAACTGGCGAAAGCTTCAGGTTTTGCCTTGAAGATGAAGCCCATGCTTAAAATATAACCCATGGCCTCGTTCAATGCTTTGTTTGATTTAAACACCGGATTGGTGTTGATATCGGCATGCACCTCAAGGTCTACATTGTACAGGTCCAGGAGGTCGCAGATCGAATAAGCAGTTTCAATTGATTTCTGTACTTCAACCAGCATTCTTTCTTTAATGCTCATTTTTTGAGCGGTTTTTTCCTGATGGATATACATGAAGCCCCCATGATGCTCTCTTAGCAAGACAATTACTGTAGCG comes from the Pedobacter heparinus DSM 2366 genome and includes:
- a CDS encoding ribonuclease H-like YkuK family protein, translated to MTWKKFSGEIIHSSILEEVENAIIRESDNGYRLKVCIGTDSQVKGPLTDFATVIVLLREHHGGFMYIHQEKTAQKMSIKERMLVEVQKSIETAYSICDLLDLYNVDLEVHADINTNPVFKSNKALNEAMGYILSMGFIFKAKPEAFASSTCADKMVH
- a CDS encoding DUF4468 domain-containing protein, whose product is MLTILFFFTALVFGQEKPLANDDRGKLIYYEVVESKGQSGDILNSRAAAFFKKSAKSLKVRSATTDSLIRASGKMIINKTALVLSRPSGEVLYNFYAETKDGKYRFWLTDFNFIPYQRDRYGNFVPSTTVETPLENKPGKLNAAEWNAYIKATTKEVNAIALRFKEDMANKAVVLPAVKAAPVNPNKKW